A stretch of Prinia subflava isolate CZ2003 ecotype Zambia chromosome 14, Cam_Psub_1.2, whole genome shotgun sequence DNA encodes these proteins:
- the LOC134558234 gene encoding haloacid dehalogenase-like hydrolase domain-containing 5 isoform X1 has protein sequence MRRALPPLRALPGAARPPRLPAPRGMCGRPAERSGHSALSVLPSFGFLFDIDGVLVRGRTPIPAARTAFQKLVNPQGQFLVPVVFVTNAGNCLRQDKAEQLSHLLGVPISQDQVMMSHSPLRMFKRYHEKCVLVSGQGPLLDIAQDLGFCQPITIDTLREKRPLLDAVDHDRRPKVLSPSAVELPKIEAVVLFGEPVRWETSLQLIIDVLLTRGYPGNPYEQESYPHIPVLACNMDLMWVAEAQSPRFGHGTFMVCLENIYKKITGKELKYEALMGKPSRLTYQYAEHLIRAQALQRSWEQPIHTLYAVGDNLMTDVYGANLYDRYLRESCGLGLQARLPARGRGPATLPQDLEVALGWQKELAAAAAARCRSVLVCTGVYSPDGAAPAARSAFHGHRDFSCDPALLRPHHVVPDVDAAVDLVFQLENFAPR, from the exons CTCAGCGTGCTGCCCTCCTTCGGATTCCTCTTTGACATTGACGGGGTGCTGGTGCGAGGGAGGAcgcccatccctgctgccaggacagccTTCCAGAAGCTGGTCAATCCTCAGGGACAGTTCCTGGTGCCCGTGGTCTTTGTCACCAACGCAGGGAACTGCCTGCGCCAGGACAAAGCTGAGCAGCTGTCCCACCTGCTGGGGGTTCCA ATTTCACAAGATCAGGTGATGATGTCACACAGTCCTCTGCGGATGTTCAAACGTTATCATGAAAAATGTGTTCTGGTATCTGGACAAGGACCACTTCTTGATATTGCTCAAga CCTTGGCTTCTGCCAGCCCATCACCATCGACACCCTGAGGGAGAAGCGGCCCCTGCTCGATGCAGTTGACCATGACAGGAGACCCAAGGTCCTG TCCCCCTCGGCTGTGGAGCTTCCCAAGATTGAGG ctgtggtGCTGTTCGGGGAGCCGGTGAGATGGGAAACCAGCCTGCAGCTGATCATTGATGTTCTGCTGACCAGGGGCTATCCTGGGAATCCCTACGAGCAGGAGAGCTACCCTCACATCCCTGTGCTCGCCTGTAACATGGACCTCATGTGGGTGGCTGAGGCACAGTCCCCAAG GTTTGGGCACGGAACGTTCATGGTTTGTTTGGAGAACATTTACAAGAAGATCACAGGCAAAGAGCTGAAGTACGAAGCGCTGATGGGCAAACCCAGCAGGTTGACATACCAGTATGCAGAGCACCTGATCCGGGCCCaggccctgcagaggagctgggagcagcccatCCACACCCTCTATGCTGTGGG GGACAACCTGATGACGGACGTGTACGGCGCCAACCTGTACGACCGCTACCTGCGGGAGAGCTGCGGGCTGGGCCTGCAGGCCCGGCTCCCCGCCAGGGGCAGGGGCCCTGCCACGCTGCCCCAGGACCTGGAGgtggctctgggctggcagaaggagctggcagcagcggCTGCAGCCCgctgcaggtctgtgctggTGTGCACGGGCGTGTACAGCCCCGacggcgccgcgcccgccgcccgcagCGCCTTCCACGGCCACAGGGACTTCAGCTGCGACCCCGCCCTGCTGCGGCCACACCACGTCGTGCCAGATGTGGATGCTGCTGTGGACCTGGTGTTCCAGCTGGAGAACTTTGCACCTCGCTGA